The following are encoded together in the Vigna unguiculata cultivar IT97K-499-35 chromosome 2, ASM411807v1, whole genome shotgun sequence genome:
- the LOC114173627 gene encoding uncharacterized protein LOC114173627 — protein sequence MARFLEKYFPDSARHEREAKFLTFQQGNLTVQAYTNRFEYLARFYSPTVTEEWRCRKYEGGLKHELHRFIVPLRIREFPVLVEQAKAVEQLEMGPSRGARPQKTTSNSRQQKKPYDRPQSSVRKLQCYNYGGEHLQRDCPKPSSSSSGGGSTGKCYVCDQTGQRRNQSGIDLEPQVVYSP from the coding sequence ATGGCGAGATTTCTAGAGAAATATTTTCCAGACAGTGCCAGGCATGAGAGAGAGGCGAAATTCCTCACATTCCAGCAGGGGAACCTGACTGTGCAGGCATACACAAACAGATTTGAGTACTTGGCCAGGTTCTACTCGCCCACCGTCACCGAGGAGTGGAGATGCAGAAAATATGAGGGCGGGCTGAAACACGAGCTGCACCGTTTTATTGTACCTCTCCGGATTAGGGAGTTTCCAGTCTTGGTGGAGCAGGCCAAGGCCGTAGAGCAGCTGGAGATGGGGCCCAGCAGAGGGGCTCGACCTCAAAAGACTACCTCTAATTCACGACAGCAGAAGAAGCCGTATGACAGACCACAAAGTTCGGTTAGGAAACTACAGTGCTATAACTATGGTGGGGAACATCTTCAGAGGGATTGTCCAAAACCCTCAAGCAGCTCTAGTGGTGGTGGTAGCACTGGCAAGTGCTATGTTTGTGATCAGACGGGCCAGCGAAGAAACCAGTCGGGGATCGACCTAGAGCCCCAGGTCGTGTATTCGCCTTGA